The following proteins are co-located in the Anser cygnoides isolate HZ-2024a breed goose chromosome 2, Taihu_goose_T2T_genome, whole genome shotgun sequence genome:
- the MC2R gene encoding adrenocorticotropic hormone receptor: MSTERPSNLIKHLGQTSIPSLENISDFSLNVTDCTQVVVPEEVFFTVAAAGILENLLVLIAVIRNKNLHLPMYFFICSLAISDMLGSLYKTLENIFIILCKMGYLTRRGDFEKKLDDAMDSMFILSLLGSIFSLLAIAADRYITIFYALRYHNIMTLRRALIILAIIWTFCAGSSIAIALFSYEAATVIPFTILFPLMMFFILCLYVHMFLLARSHAKKIASLPTSAVHQRTNMKGAITLTIFLGVFLCCWAPFVLHILLARFCPHNPYCACYMSIFHVNGTLIMCNAIIDPMIFAFRSPELRSTFRKMFCCARYNWNW; this comes from the coding sequence atgagcACTGAAAGACCTTCCAATCTAATCAAACACCTAGGGCAGACAAGTATTCCTTCCCTTGAAAATATAAGTGATTTTTCCTTAAATGTCACTGACTGTACCCAGGTCGTGGTGCCAGAGGAAgttttttttactgttgctgctgctggcataTTGGAAAATCTGCTTGTCCTTATTGCTGTCATTAGAAATAAGAATTTGCACTTGCCCATGTACTTCTTCATTTGTAGTTTAGCCATTTCAGACATGTTAGGTAGCTTGTACAAAACTCTGGAGAACATCTTTATTATCTTGTGCAAAATGGGGTACCTGACTCGTCGTGGGGACTTTGAGAAAAAGCTGGATGACGCTATGGATTCCATGTTCATTCTGTCTTTACTGGGGTCAATTTTCAGCTTGTTAGCTATTGCAGCAGACAGATATATCACTATTTTCTATGCTTTGCGATACCATAATATCATGACACTACGAAGGGCTTTGATCATCTTGGCAATCATTTGGACATTCTGTGCTGGCAGTAGCATTGCCATTGCCCTCTTCTCCTATGAAGCAGCTACAGTTATTCCCTTCACTATCCTATTTCCTTTAATGATGTTTTTTATACTGTGCCTCTATGTACATATGTTCCTCCTTGCTCGATCTCATGCTAAAAAGATCGCCTCATTGCCCACCAGTGCAGTCCATCAGAGAACTAACATGAAAGGAGCCATTACACTGACTATTTTCCTTGGAGTCTTCCTTTGCTGTTGGGCCCCCTTTGTTCTTCACATCCTCTTAGCAAGGTTTTGCCCACATAACCCTTACTGTGCCTGCTACATGTCCATATTCCATGTGAATGGGACCCTCATAATGTGCAATGCAATCATTGACCCTATGATTTTTGCATTCCGAAGCCCAGAATTACGGAGTACATTTAGGAAGATGTTCTGCTGTGCCAGGTATAACTGGAACTGGTAG